A genomic window from Populus alba chromosome 19, ASM523922v2, whole genome shotgun sequence includes:
- the LOC118028891 gene encoding uncharacterized protein, with translation MEAAVMSNNNGKKGRKPLADCTNLSQTSSTNSNISSFKKTPIISSSLRKSNAGSTHNTAASKSTALLLPFSSTTPPQSSSLPGVVGDGIFEPHSVYTRRQSATAKRNKSKGKAIAVPTSLAPAPYTEFAWDKMNEGGVTHPSKTCTFHHKKKQRRKLSDEDEKKHALPQEFIEQQRAYFAEIDAFELSEAEVDSSNELD, from the exons ATGGAAGCAGCAGTTATGAGtaataataatggtaaaaaAGGCAGAAAGCCACTTGCAGATTGCACAAACCTTTCTCAAACTTCATCTACTAATAGCAACATCTCTTCTTTTAAGAAAACACCCATTATCTCCTCTTCCCTTCGCAAAAGCAATGCTGGGTCCACCCACAACACCGCTGCTTCAAAATCCACAGCCCTTCTGCTCCCTTTCTCATCCACTACCCCACCTCAATCGTCTTCTCTTCCTG GTGTTGTTGGTGATGGGATTTTTGAGCCGCATTCAGTTTACACTCGGAGACAATCTGCAACAGCTAAAAGGAACAAGAGTAAAGGGAAGGCAATTGCTGTGCCTACAAGTCTCGCTCCTGCACCTTACACTGAATTCGCCTG GGATAAAATGAATGAAGGTGGAGTTACTCATCCATCGAAGACGTGTACATTTCATCACAAAAAG AAACAACGTAGGAAACTGTCTGATGAAGATGAGAAGAAACATGCGCTGCCACAAGAATTTATTGAGCAGCAGAGAGCTTACTTTGCTGAGATCGATGCATTTGAACTGTCAGAAGCGGAGGTTGATTCAAGCAATGAGTTGGACTGA
- the LOC118028890 gene encoding mini-chromosome maintenance complex-binding protein, producing the protein MVGPMYDFVANPLGAVRLTFDKTIGSGSDPSSFDGKDWGAVDLFRHFLFDQARLSQVPILNGATINWIKPNTLVRFRGMIQDMMGNELYVGAYKDGSVWRTNKFMDISQCPVELNSPDMRLWERRLLYCVPVPGLNSWAESTSEGAVNMCMDSTSEQRDKRRRMDIEAVDHNDFPVSGDESEDSPSAKRMREDPSSSQYLGPKNEGPCSSHVILPDVDRDSLPCLVKIYDSPESELKLNDVFEFVGVLTFDSELPSEKVDQDEFSNGLCDDVSVNLPPNKVPRLHCVIHRKLTAYDFLQNSPPTEPKPHLVKEAREALLRHLTSILGNDGVAAHFMLLHLLSRVHARADNVAVGKLSLNLTCISKETASVFGTKLSIVIKNLLPFTKCIPLTVEYLNSASLAPKKDYQINRLIPGVLQLAEGSHLIFDETCLETGTLNSAGVENARLLKALTELQKVEYDFKYYKMEMMADVQMLILSEGKSNIMPADIIMPFQPSSAGPSDVVPTEVLEAWRWYLATVRSMPHLISPEMQKVVENDLVTARQADRSLGSQDFSRWLTMGRLISASFGETSLSLEHWQMVKELERLRMDRLK; encoded by the exons ATGGTGGGACCGATGTACGATTTCGTCGCAAACCCTCTCGGAGCCGTCCGATTAACATTTGACAAGACAATCGGGTCCGGATCAGACCCGTCCTCCTTCGATGGCAAAGATTGGGGCGCCGTCGACCTCTTCCGCCACTTCCTCTTCGACCAAGCCCGCCTCTCCCAG GTTCCAATTCTTAATGGTGCAACAATAAATTGGATTAAACCGAACACTCTAGTTCGGTTTCGGGGAATGATACAAGACATGATGGGAAATGAATTATATGTTGGTGCTTATAAG GATGGTTCAGTTTGGAGGACTAACAAATTCATGGATATCTCTCAATGCCCCGTGGAACTTAACTCGCCTGATATGCGTCTCTGGGAGCGTCGTTTATTGTACTGTGTTCCG GTTCCGGGATTAAATTCGTGGGCTGAATCTACTTCTGAGGGAGCGGTAAATATGTGCATGGATTCGACTTCTGAACAAAGAGATAAGCGTAGGAGAATGGACATTGAAGCTGTGGATCACAATGATTTTCCG GTCTCAGgtgatgaatctgaagattctCCTAGTGCGAAAAGGATG AGAGAGGATCCTTCATCTTCACAGTACCTGGGTCCTAAAAATGAAGGGCCTTGTTCAAGCCATGTTATTCTCCCAGACGTTGATAGAGATTCTCTTCCTTGTCTAGTAAAG ATATATGATTCTCCAGAGTCTGAGTTGAAGctaaatgatgtttttgaatttGTCGGGGTCCTCACTTTTGATTCTGAGCTTCCATCAGAGAAGGTTGATCAGGATGAGTTCTCTAATGGTCTTTGTGATGACGTGTCTGTCAATTTGCCACCAAACAAG GTGCCACGCCTCCATTGTGTTATTCATAGGAAACTCACAGCCTATGACTTTCTGCAGAACTCCCCTCCGACAGAG CCAAAACCCCATTTAGTCAAAGAGGCAAGGGAAGCACTGTTGAGGCATCTCACATCTATTCTTGGCAATGATGGGGTAGCAGCTCATTTCATGTTGTTGCATCTTCTGTCTAGG GTACATGCCAGAGCAGATAATGTTGCTGTTGGGAAGCTTTCTTTGAACCTTACTTGTATTAGCAAAGAGACCGCATCTGTATTTGGCACTAAACTAAGTATTGTCATCAAGAATCTTCTTCCCTTCACAAAATGCATACCCCTGACCGTGGAATATCTCAACTCGGCTTCTCTTGCTCCCAAAAAggattatcaaataaatag GCTGATACCTGGAGTTCTACAGCTAGCTGAGGGCTCACACTTAATTTTTGATGAGACATGTTTGGAAACAGGAACCCTCAATTCTGCTGGGGTTGAGAACGCAAGGTTGCTAAAAGCCCTGACAGAGTTGCAAAAG GTTGAGTATGATTTTAAGTATTACAAGATGGAGATGATGGCTGATGTCCAAATGCTAATATTGTCAGAAGGGAAATCAAACATCATGCCAGCTGATATAATTATGCCATTCCAGCCTTCTTCGGCAGGTCCCTCAGATGTTGTGCCTACAGAAGTCCTGGAAGCTTGGAGATGGTACTTGGCTACTGTTAGATCCATGCCTCATTTGATCTCTCCAGAAATGCAGAAG GTGGTAGAAAATGACTTGGTTACTGCTAGGCAAGCGGATCGAAGCTTAGGCAGCCAAGACTTCAGCAG ATGGCTGACAATGGGACGCCTCATTTCTGCCAGTTTCGGCGAGACCTCACTCTCATTGGAGCACTGGCAAATGGTAAAGGAGCTGGAGAGGCTAAGGATGGATAGACTCAAGTGA